The Coffea arabica cultivar ET-39 chromosome 2c, Coffea Arabica ET-39 HiFi, whole genome shotgun sequence genome includes the window TTGATCTGTCAATTAATTATGCCATAATTAAACAATATTTTGTGTTTAGTAaacttttaaatttaatttgaatttgaattgattGATATAAAATTAGAATTTACAAGTAAAAAATTTGAGCTACTTGATATTTAATTTCGACTCTGTGAATAAACATATCAAatctgaataaaaaaaaaaactaagtttGAACACGATTTTAAActtgttaaaataatcaaataaattttaaGCATTAAAATATTCGATTTAATTGTGCTCATTATCACTCCTATGACTCCGTGCTTTGATCCGCTTTGTCTGTTGGGCTTGGCCCTAAACTTCATATAAATGTACGTCGAAACCCAAATGATTAATGCTTTGTGTTTTAGTTGTTACTTTCAAATCTGGGCTTCTACAAGCACGCTGATTACACAATGGAGATAGCCTTaaggaaaagttgaaatttctaATATTGTCTGAACATGGGCCAATGGTCTCCCAGAGTTTCGGCTATTTATttattaaccttttttttttttttttttgtctttgttCTAAAGAATTGACTTCTTCTGTAATTAAAAAAGCAACTGATCTCTTGAGTAGCCCtatctaaaaagggaaacaggatACTACGTGATAATAGGGAGTGTGTTTGCATTgaagattatttggaataatttttttgaaaaaatgttatagttatattttatatgatgtgagataaaaatgtaactgatttaataaaaaataattaaaaatatatttataatgcaaTCAAATAATTATAAGAACCTATCCAAGCACACCAAAGTAATGATTTCCAAGCTTGCTTTAACTTTTAGCTAACAAAACTAAGTACACTGTGTACGCATATGTaaccaaaaaaaagggaaaaatatagTAGAGTAATTCTTATGCACATTGACATTGTATATACTGTCACGATTAGATACAAGatacatatgcaaaatttaatttttaaattcgAATTTAAGTTATGTGTCATACATCCAAAGATGaaaatatatacactgtcagcgtATAGAGGATTAATTCAATATATTATGGATAGTTTTGGCAGCAATGATTTGTGAACAACCTTCTTGTGTCTTCACTTTCTGCATTTATTTCGTCTTCATTTTTTAATACAATTTGCGAAATCACCCGGACAAAGATCGAAAAACGACGGCTGGATCTTTTGCAGGTGTGTACCACATATGATCTGGCCAACAAATGATGCCAACATCAAGCTTCCGGAAACCATCCAAAAGTCTCTTGCCCATTGCACCTCGTATATCCGTGTGAATATGATACCTTATCTCTCAAAACCCAATATAAAGCGAGGGAGCGGCTATTATACAATCTGCTCAAAAAAGTTCAGGGAGAGGAGCAAAAATGGCGTTGACTGAGAAGCAAGAAGCTCTGGTGAAGGAGTCCTGGGAGCTGCTGAAACAAGATATTCCTCGACATGGTTTTCGCTTATTTGCATTGTAAGTGTGCACCAAGAGTTTTCGTCCAATTTCTGGTGTgcattcttttaatttttttttttttttttttgataacaaGAAAGTAGTGGGATTTAAGAAGcgggaaaggaaatgaaaggcatttgaatttaaaatttctaaTTCTTGACCTCTCAACTAGTATAACTAATGGATCAAAATCTCCTCGTCGAATTTCTAGTTTGCATTATTGTAACTTTGTTTGAGTGTATGTGTATGTACCTAATGCAGAAGATGTTGCTTGTACCCGGTAAGAAAATGGTTTAACAAGTTGATGTTCTTCCATATATAATACTACCTAAACCACTATTTTAGGATCATCATAGCTGGATATTAATTTCTCTGATTCATCAATATAGTTTCTCTTCCTCCCttgcttaatttctttttttttttttttgggttacgGGCTATATGATCAAGGATCCTCGAGATCGCACCAGGGGCGAAGGACTTGTTCTCATTTCTAAGGGACACAGATGAAATTCCAGAGAACAATCCCAAGCTCAAGGCACACGCTGCCAGAGTTTTCAAGCTGGTATGTTGGCTTAATTCAATTTATGCTTTCATTTTCGTAATTAATTTTTGCCCACCAGCCGAAATGGCTGAATCggttcaaaattcaaatgacaaaCTATTTATCGAAAGAGACTTTCACTACCTCGTTATGTGTGGATATACTACATATAATTCCCCTGTTCCTTCTGATGGGTAATAACCAAAAATGATTGAACGGTTGATTGAAGCTGACTAGAATCCACCAACCACACTCTCATAATTTAATTTCAGGCATCTATCTATTGATTTGGAAATTCGAAAGAGAAGCATCGAGCAATGATTAACACGGACACGTACAAGTTTAACGGGTTATCATTCTTGGAGAGATTAGAAAAGCAGGAGAAATAGGTAGTAAACTATACCGTCTATAGTTTAGTCTACAAGTGCAGAACAAAAGTtaaagataaacatttcaattGAAGACCGCTTGCAAATTGATCATGCATATATTGCTGTAAATGTCCATTACAGTAATGATTATCTATCTCTATCAGTTAGTCAACTAGAAATATGACAAGGTTGTATACAACATTAGACTTGCGAATCAGCAGTGCAGCTGCGCGAGAAGGGTGAAGTGGTGGTTGCCGACACTACTCTCAAGTGGTTGGGATCTGTTCACCTCCGGAAAGGAGTTCTTCAACCCCATTTTGAGGTAATGGTTCTAAAGCTGGCTGTACTATTTTAATCTCCAGAACTGCAAGAAGTGTCCAGCATTAACATTAGTATGTGCGTGATTATGACATTCCAACCTTAAGTCATAAATAAGTAAAAGTCTTCAATTTATTCAAATTTCATCACGAAGCA containing:
- the LOC113725743 gene encoding anaerobic nitrite reductase HB2-like isoform X1 — its product is MALTEKQEALVKESWELLKQDIPRHGFRLFALILEIAPGAKDLFSFLRDTDEIPENNPKLKAHAARVFKLTCESAVQLREKGEVVVADTTLKWLGSVHLRKGVLQPHFEVVKEALLKTIGEGVGEKWSEEMKNAWGEAYDHLAAAIMGEMQVEAAASSKPIA
- the LOC113725743 gene encoding anaerobic nitrite reductase HB2-like isoform X2; amino-acid sequence: MALTEKQEALVKESWELLKQDIPRHGFRLFALILEIAPGAKDLFSFLRDTDEIPENNPKLKAHAARVFKLTCESAVQLREKGEVVVADTTLKWLGSVHLRKGVLQPHFEFTRDIGRERSIAENDRRGRGRKMERGNEECMGRSL